A genomic region of Ursus arctos isolate Adak ecotype North America unplaced genomic scaffold, UrsArc2.0 scaffold_8, whole genome shotgun sequence contains the following coding sequences:
- the LOC113268554 gene encoding transmembrane protein 258-like, whose translation MSRYTSPVNPAVIPRLTMVLLAIGMFFTPWFFIYEVTSTKYTRDIYEELLISLVALLLMDFGVLFLLL comes from the coding sequence ATGAGCAGATACACCAGCCCAGTGAACCCTGCTGTCATCCCTCGTCTGACCATGGTTCTATTGGCCATTGGTATGTTCTTTACTCCCTGGTTCTTTATTTATGAGGTTACCTCCACTAAGTACACTCGGGATATCTATGAAGAGCTCCTCATCTCCTTGGTGGCCTTGCTCCTCATGGACTTTGGAGTCCTCTTTCTGCTGCTCTGA